One Echinicola strongylocentroti DNA window includes the following coding sequences:
- a CDS encoding fibrobacter succinogenes major paralogous domain-containing protein, with protein MQITNKSTGEEYKLAYLPRDFSEAYQIQLPYGEYEFEAEVPGDKYEDYLPFRIEGEFTLEATNMDISMLGNTDYGLVTVKDDFVKSAYIKGDQNYDLEYISGFFYAYVKKSQTITITIKDFFQNNPLEREVQVHKQNHYNFYLQVNETEDGEVNFIELAIGPFEYSEEFIEVEGKTVTDAAGNHYPIVKIGEQYWMAKNLRSDVFCNGDSLLVPEDTYIQGYVEQNVPLVLFAGYHPAGDRGGYYTGDVILDERNICPCGWHISTDEDWKEMEAYLGMPAEELDIFRTTLGGQFRGITQGVGSKIKDTNWPYSTNNTDANNLSGFSAYGFNNYCCSEEPPGSTKGYYVYIDDGGGLGLWWSPKSSGEDAMIGRVVSDTDSGIGRVQFYREIPSNIRCVKD; from the coding sequence TTGCAGATCACCAATAAATCAACTGGAGAAGAATATAAATTGGCCTATCTACCACGCGATTTTTCAGAAGCTTATCAAATACAGTTACCCTATGGAGAATATGAGTTCGAAGCTGAGGTTCCGGGTGATAAGTACGAAGATTATTTACCTTTTCGAATTGAGGGGGAATTTACCCTGGAAGCCACCAATATGGATATATCCATGCTGGGGAATACCGATTATGGTTTGGTTACGGTCAAAGATGATTTTGTTAAATCTGCTTATATAAAGGGCGACCAAAATTATGATCTCGAATACATTAGTGGATTTTTCTATGCTTATGTCAAAAAAAGCCAAACCATTACCATAACTATCAAGGACTTCTTTCAAAACAATCCGCTTGAAAGAGAGGTGCAAGTGCATAAACAAAATCATTACAATTTTTATCTCCAAGTCAATGAAACTGAAGATGGTGAAGTCAATTTTATTGAGTTAGCGATCGGCCCATTTGAATATAGTGAAGAATTTATTGAAGTGGAGGGAAAGACGGTAACCGATGCCGCAGGCAATCACTATCCTATCGTTAAAATTGGCGAACAATATTGGATGGCAAAAAATCTTAGAAGTGATGTTTTTTGCAATGGCGATTCTCTGCTCGTACCCGAAGACACCTACATCCAGGGATATGTTGAACAAAATGTGCCTTTAGTGCTTTTTGCTGGCTATCACCCCGCGGGAGACCGAGGGGGCTATTACACTGGTGATGTCATATTGGATGAGCGAAATATATGCCCTTGTGGCTGGCATATTTCGACAGACGAGGACTGGAAAGAAATGGAAGCATATCTTGGAATGCCCGCAGAAGAGTTAGACATTTTCAGGACTACTTTAGGTGGGCAATTTCGCGGAATTACTCAAGGAGTTGGCAGCAAAATAAAAGATACCAATTGGCCCTATTCAACTAACAACACTGACGCCAATAATCTATCAGGCTTTTCAGCTTATGGTTTTAACAATTATTGCTGTAGTGAAGAACCTCCAGGATCGACGAAAGGATACTACGTTTATATAGATGATGGAGGGGGCTTAGGTCTGTGGTGGTCTCCAAAATCCTCCGGAGAAGACGCCATGATTGGGAGAGTAGTATCAGATACCGACAGCGGCATAGGAAGGGTACAGTTCTATAGGGAAATCCCTTCCAATATTCGGTGTGTAAAAGATTAA
- a CDS encoding metallophosphoesterase family protein: MVKIALISDSHSYIDDKTLSHLQDVDEIWHAGDIGDEKVMEALPKGKKIRAVYGNIDDLACQQKYPEELIFDLEGARVMMIHIGGKPPRYATGVKKHLKEIKPTIFICGHSHICKVEFDKELGCLYMNPGAIGNHGFHQVKTLLKFDLEAGQPKNLRVVELGKRGSV; the protein is encoded by the coding sequence ATGGTGAAAATAGCGTTAATTTCAGATTCCCACAGTTATATTGATGATAAGACACTTTCCCATCTGCAGGATGTGGATGAAATCTGGCATGCAGGGGATATTGGCGATGAAAAAGTCATGGAGGCCTTGCCCAAAGGGAAAAAAATCCGAGCTGTCTATGGCAATATTGATGACTTGGCCTGTCAGCAAAAGTATCCTGAGGAATTGATTTTTGATCTGGAAGGCGCTAGGGTGATGATGATCCATATCGGTGGCAAGCCTCCCAGATACGCCACGGGAGTAAAGAAACACCTAAAAGAAATAAAGCCCACCATTTTTATTTGTGGTCATAGTCATATTTGTAAAGTGGAATTTGACAAGGAACTGGGCTGTCTGTATATGAATCCTGGGGCTATTGGCAATCATGGTTTTCACCAAGTGAAGACCCTCCTGAAATTTGACCTAGAGGCCGGCCAACCAAAAAACCTGAGGGTCGTTGAATTAGGAAAGCGGGGGAGTGTATGA
- a CDS encoding 3'-5' exonuclease, with translation MNLNLKTPIAFFDLEATGINISTDRIVEVSIVKVHPGGNEETKTMQINPTVPIPKEVSLIHGIYDKDIKDAPTFKDVAKELHQFLEGADLAGFNVLKFDIPLLVEEFLRAGIDFDIEKRNLLDAQKIFHMMEKRNLTAAYKFYCGKTLENAHSAEADTIATYEVFKAQIERYKDEEAFDLQGNKLGIIENDMKKVHQLINEKMVDLAGRFIFNDEGVECFNFGKHKGKPVEQVLKEEPNYYDWMMKGDFPLDTKRKFTQIKLRNFNNR, from the coding sequence ATGAATTTAAACTTAAAGACTCCCATTGCATTTTTTGACCTAGAGGCTACTGGCATCAATATTTCTACCGACCGAATCGTGGAAGTATCCATCGTGAAGGTACATCCTGGAGGAAACGAGGAAACCAAGACCATGCAAATCAACCCGACCGTCCCGATTCCAAAGGAAGTCTCCCTGATCCATGGTATTTATGATAAAGACATCAAGGACGCCCCTACTTTTAAGGACGTGGCCAAAGAGCTCCACCAGTTTTTGGAAGGTGCTGATTTGGCCGGGTTTAATGTCCTTAAGTTTGACATTCCACTTTTGGTAGAGGAATTCTTGCGTGCCGGGATCGACTTTGACATCGAAAAGCGGAACCTGCTGGATGCCCAGAAGATCTTCCATATGATGGAAAAGCGGAACCTTACAGCTGCCTATAAATTCTACTGTGGCAAAACCCTCGAAAATGCCCATAGCGCAGAAGCCGACACCATCGCCACCTATGAAGTATTCAAAGCGCAGATAGAACGGTACAAGGATGAAGAGGCTTTTGACCTGCAAGGAAACAAGCTTGGCATTATCGAAAACGATATGAAAAAAGTCCACCAACTGATCAATGAAAAAATGGTGGATCTCGCCGGAAGGTTTATCTTCAACGATGAAGGTGTGGAATGCTTTAACTTCGGCAAACATAAAGGAAAGCCTGTCGAACAAGTGCTGAAAGAAGAGCCCAATTACTACGATTGGATGATGAAAGGGGATTTCCCTCTGGACACCAAACGTAAATTTACCCAGATCAAACTCCGGAATTTCAATAATCGGTAG
- a CDS encoding EcsC family protein, translating into MLLYEEIAFYEMNAWLQKMKKNPSLMNRMAKGVQHRINNIIPEKVHQAITFAIEKMVKGVLFGSSYINATIPAEVGFEKREEKVKSKIKWYKSTASVEGAVTGAGGILMGFADFPAFLTIKMKMMFEMASLYGHDVKDFRERLFILHVFQLAFCSQKKRNELIGIIEDWDKHKENLPVKGDGFDWRSFQIEYRDYMDLAKLAQLIPVIGAGVGAVANWQLSGHLGDTAMQCYRLRYFDRKGMLE; encoded by the coding sequence ATGTTGCTATACGAAGAAATTGCTTTTTATGAAATGAACGCTTGGCTTCAAAAGATGAAGAAAAACCCTTCATTGATGAACAGGATGGCCAAAGGTGTGCAGCATCGGATCAATAATATCATTCCCGAAAAAGTGCATCAAGCCATTACCTTTGCCATCGAAAAGATGGTGAAAGGAGTGCTTTTTGGCTCCAGCTATATCAATGCTACCATTCCTGCAGAAGTGGGCTTCGAAAAAAGGGAAGAAAAAGTAAAAAGTAAGATCAAATGGTATAAGAGTACAGCCTCTGTAGAGGGTGCGGTGACTGGTGCAGGAGGGATTTTGATGGGGTTTGCTGATTTTCCCGCTTTTCTGACCATCAAGATGAAGATGATGTTTGAAATGGCTTCTCTCTATGGGCACGATGTCAAGGATTTTAGAGAGCGGCTCTTTATCCTCCATGTTTTCCAGTTGGCCTTTTGTAGCCAAAAGAAAAGAAATGAGCTGATCGGCATCATCGAAGACTGGGATAAGCATAAAGAGAACCTGCCCGTAAAAGGTGATGGCTTTGACTGGAGGAGCTTTCAGATCGAATACCGTGATTATATGGACTTGGCCAAACTGGCCCAGCTCATTCCCGTCATCGGTGCAGGGGTGGGGGCAGTGGCCAACTGGCAGCTTTCTGGCCATCTGGGTGACACCGCCATGCAATGCTATCGGCTCAGGTATTTTGACCGAAAGGGAATGCTGGAGTGA